The following are encoded together in the Dehalococcoidia bacterium genome:
- a CDS encoding ABC transporter ATP-binding protein — MSNIAVRCAGLSKSFEDVPAVQDIDLEVVEGSTLALVGPSGCGKTTLLRLIGGFEVPDSGSVEVSGRPVVGPGLFVPPEKRRVGIIFQDYALFPHMTVAENIAYGLPRDADRPERVRQMVALSGLAGMESRMPHELSGGQQQRVALARSLAARPHVLLLDEPFSNLDLGLRERVRSEVKDILSLAGATAIFVTHDQDEALLLGDRVAVMNHGRIEQADTPERVFHHPSSPFVATFLGTADMLPARVAGEVLTAEIGVLPFGGDLPVGTEVRLLVRPDDISIQPDPDGPGRIVEARFQGGSYLYKVRLPSGTTIHSLQSHIRRFRIGTPVSISLEPGHDLPCFHQGRPVRGAGGRAVR, encoded by the coding sequence GTGAGCAATATAGCGGTGCGCTGCGCTGGCCTGAGCAAGAGCTTTGAGGATGTCCCGGCGGTCCAGGACATAGACCTGGAGGTCGTTGAGGGGAGCACCCTGGCCCTCGTCGGCCCCAGCGGATGCGGCAAGACCACGCTGTTGCGGCTTATCGGTGGGTTTGAAGTCCCCGACTCCGGCTCCGTGGAGGTCAGCGGGCGTCCGGTGGTCGGCCCGGGCCTCTTCGTCCCGCCGGAGAAGCGCCGGGTGGGCATCATCTTTCAGGACTATGCCCTTTTCCCCCACATGACCGTCGCGGAGAATATCGCCTACGGGCTGCCCCGTGACGCCGACCGCCCGGAGCGTGTCCGCCAGATGGTTGCCCTGAGCGGCCTTGCTGGCATGGAGTCGCGCATGCCCCACGAGCTTTCCGGCGGACAGCAACAGCGCGTGGCCCTGGCCCGCTCCCTGGCGGCGCGTCCTCATGTGCTTCTGCTGGACGAGCCTTTCTCCAATCTGGACCTCGGACTGAGGGAGCGCGTCCGGTCCGAGGTCAAGGACATCCTCAGCCTGGCGGGCGCCACCGCCATCTTCGTCACACACGACCAGGACGAGGCCCTGCTGCTGGGCGACCGCGTGGCCGTGATGAACCACGGGCGTATTGAGCAGGCGGACACGCCGGAGCGGGTCTTTCATCATCCCTCCTCGCCCTTTGTGGCGACGTTCTTGGGAACCGCCGACATGCTCCCCGCGCGCGTAGCCGGCGAAGTGCTGACCGCCGAAATCGGCGTGCTCCCCTTCGGCGGCGATCTGCCCGTCGGCACGGAGGTGAGGCTTCTTGTCCGGCCGGACGATATCTCCATCCAACCGGACCCGGACGGGCCAGGCCGGATCGTGGAGGCGCGGTTCCAGGGTGGCTCCTATCTTTACAAGGTCCGCCTGCCCAGCGGAACCACTATCCACAGCCTGCAGTCCCACATCCGGCGGTTCCGCATCGGCACTCCCGTATCCATTAGTCTGGAGCCGGGGCATGACCTCCCCTGCTTCCATCAGGGCCGGCCCGTGCGGGGCGCCGGAGGTCGAGCCGTGCGGTAG